In one window of Gemmatimonadaceae bacterium DNA:
- a CDS encoding glycosyltransferase family 2 protein: protein MKDKPEFLLDVVVATHNRARLLPRTLESLAALRVPHGVQVHLLVVGNACTDETPAVVGHFAASAPFPVSYIVEPTAGKSYALNRGIGAGRGEWIAFFDDDEVVLPDWIEVFQREERALEFDFVGGLYLPEFETAPPSWLPPRHTTTVIARHPEGTPRQRLDQETALMWGGNCAIRRAALERVGPFEVAWGRGEGMKSLGCEDIEMQLRLLRAGFNGWFIPELRIRHWVPAIRLTHKYYRQRRFWGGHTARRFEVAHAQHARTEAQLFGTPRWKWRAALESSFGFPACARHGLNSGALRL, encoded by the coding sequence GTGAAGGATAAGCCGGAATTCTTGCTCGACGTGGTCGTCGCAACGCACAACCGTGCGCGGCTGTTGCCGCGCACACTCGAGAGCCTCGCAGCCCTCCGGGTTCCTCACGGCGTGCAGGTCCACCTGCTGGTCGTCGGCAATGCGTGCACGGACGAAACACCGGCTGTCGTGGGGCACTTCGCCGCCAGTGCTCCATTTCCGGTGTCCTACATTGTCGAGCCGACGGCGGGCAAGTCGTACGCGCTCAACCGTGGTATCGGCGCCGGCCGGGGCGAGTGGATCGCCTTCTTCGATGACGACGAGGTGGTGCTCCCGGACTGGATCGAGGTGTTCCAGCGTGAAGAGCGCGCTCTCGAGTTCGATTTCGTGGGCGGTCTCTACCTGCCCGAGTTCGAGACAGCGCCACCGTCCTGGCTTCCCCCTCGACACACAACGACGGTCATCGCGCGCCATCCCGAGGGAACTCCGCGACAGCGGCTCGACCAGGAGACGGCGCTCATGTGGGGCGGCAATTGTGCCATCCGCCGCGCGGCCCTTGAGCGTGTCGGCCCATTCGAAGTCGCCTGGGGACGCGGCGAAGGCATGAAGTCGCTCGGGTGTGAGGACATCGAGATGCAGCTGCGCCTGCTGCGCGCAGGATTCAACGGCTGGTTCATACCCGAACTTCGCATTCGCCACTGGGTTCCGGCCATTCGGCTCACGCACAAGTACTACCGGCAGCGGCGATTCTGGGGCGGGCACACGGCCCGTCGGTTCGAGGTCGCCCACGCGCAACATGCGCGCACCGAGGCGCAGCTCTTCGGCACGCCGCGATGGAAATGGCGCGCCGCCCTCGAGTCGTCGTTCGGATTCCCTGCGTGCGCTCGCCACGGGCTCAACAGCGGAGCGCTTCGACTATGA
- a CDS encoding polysaccharide deacetylase family protein: MVCYHGVSTCSRAGRHWLLLPRREFERQVRYLSSNYCLLPIDAALSALYEGKLTEPTASITFDDGYRNNFEEAFPVLTDRQAPATIFLATGFIGTARRLWTTELELLFEQAGPVSVDLRSLGLGRVTLGDADRVRPVALAVNRAAKRLSPADRAATISGIRQQVGSAVADSADSFAFMGWDDVRRMETSGLITFGAHTVNHEIVGRVDAEARHREIQDSVARVDTELSGDHRAGVSRVFAYPNGAVGDFSDACAEELRAARCTAALTTVQGLASSTHAPFEVRRVVVSGDMRFSEFCARTSGLVGND; this comes from the coding sequence GTGGTCTGCTATCATGGTGTGTCGACGTGCTCGCGGGCGGGGCGACATTGGCTCCTGCTCCCTCGGCGCGAGTTCGAACGGCAGGTGCGGTACCTGTCGTCGAACTACTGCCTGCTTCCGATCGATGCGGCCCTCTCCGCGCTGTACGAGGGCAAGTTGACCGAGCCGACGGCCAGCATCACGTTCGATGACGGCTACCGAAACAATTTCGAAGAGGCGTTCCCGGTGCTGACCGACCGGCAGGCACCGGCGACGATCTTCCTCGCCACCGGCTTCATCGGGACGGCGAGGCGACTTTGGACGACCGAATTGGAATTGTTGTTCGAGCAGGCCGGACCGGTCTCGGTCGACCTGCGCTCGCTGGGGCTTGGGCGTGTCACACTGGGTGACGCCGATCGCGTCCGGCCGGTTGCCCTGGCGGTCAATCGTGCCGCGAAGCGCCTGTCGCCGGCTGACCGAGCGGCTACGATCTCCGGAATCCGCCAGCAGGTCGGCAGCGCCGTCGCCGATTCGGCCGACAGTTTCGCGTTCATGGGATGGGACGACGTTCGACGCATGGAAACCTCCGGTCTCATCACGTTCGGTGCGCACACCGTCAATCATGAGATTGTAGGCCGCGTGGATGCCGAGGCACGACATCGGGAGATTCAGGATTCCGTGGCGCGCGTTGACACCGAACTTAGCGGTGATCATCGGGCGGGTGTCTCGCGGGTCTTCGCTTATCCGAACGGAGCCGTCGGTGACTTTTCCGATGCCTGCGCCGAAGAGTTGCGTGCCGCGCGCTGCACGGCCGCGCTTACGACCGTGCAGGGCCTTGCGTCCAGCACGCATGCGCCATTCGAAGTCCGTCGCGTCGTCGTCTCGGGAGACATGCGCTTCTCGGAGTTCTGTGCGCGCACCTCGGGGCTGGTCGGCAATGACTAA